A window of Nicotiana sylvestris chromosome 8, ASM39365v2, whole genome shotgun sequence genomic DNA:
CTAGAGAGAAGACTGATCATACAACCATAATGTTCCAAACTTGGCTTCATATTATACAAAGAGACCATGTCATAAAGAACAGCTAAACCTTCTTTTACCAGTCCAGCATGACAACAAGAGGATAGGACACTAGTGAAGGTTATGCTGTCTGGTTCCACGCCTCCCTTGCATAGACATTTGAACAATGCAAGAGCTTCTACAGCACATCCATGTAAAGCATAACCAGATATCATAGCATTATACAAGGGTAACTCCTTTTCTGGGATCAGATTAAAAATGCATTTTGCACATTTTAGATTTCCGCATTTAGCATACATATCAACTAATGAAGTTGCCACTGGAAGAGATAATGGAATCTTTTGCCTTAAAATGTATCCATGAATGGCTCTTCCATCGTTCAGTGATGCTATATTTATAGAAGCTGAGAGGGAAGCAACGATACTTGCACTATTTGGTCGATACCCTGCTTGAAGCAGTTTTTTAAAATATGTAAGGGCCTCACTACTGTAACCATTTCGAGATAGACCACTGATAAGAGTAGTAtaagtaactatattagggtctAAACCAACAGCTTTCATTTGTGAAAACATGTCTATGGCCTCATTTATCTGTCCATTTCTTAAGAAACCAAGAATTACGGAATTCCAAGATATGGTATTTTGCGGTAGACCATAGAGCTGCATCTGGTAAAACAATCTTAACGACTCACCACTCAAACCCCCTTCTGCATAAGCAGCCAATAATGTATTCCACAAAATTACATCTTTCTCTTTGGTATAGTCAAAAACCCGTCTTGCATCAAGGATTTTCTCACATTTGGCATACATATTTATAATACCACTAGCTACAACTACATCCTTATCAAAATTGTGTCTGATACAAAAACAGTGCCCCTCTTTGCCAAGATTTAAATTCCTTAAATCTGCTGAGGCAGATAATATTGATGACAGTGTCACAGAGTCAAAGCTAAAGCCTTTCAATCTCATCAAACAAGACAAGCTGAGAGCCTTGTCAATCCGACCAGAATGAAAATAACAAGACATTAACAAGTTCCATGTTACCACATCTCTCTCAATCAGCCTATCAAATATTAGCTCAGCATCATCAACCAAACCAACTTTAGCATAAAAGTTTATAAGAGAACTCCCCAAAATCTTATCTAAATCTAATCCACTAAGAATAGATATAGCATGCGCTTGCTTACCTTCTTCCAAAGCACATAAGTTGGCTGAAGCTGAAAGAAGGCTTGACAGAGTTACACGAGTTGGTTCAATTCCTTCGGTCCTCATATCATAGAAGACTCCAATAGCTTCCTCATTGTATCCGTTTTGCATATAACTCACAATTATTGAGTTCCAGGCCACTACATTTCTTTCAACCATACAATCAAAAACCTTTCTTGCATCAGTCAAAACCCCACATTTTCCATACATATCAATGAGACTACTCGCTACAAATACACAACCTTCAAAACCTAATTTACAGACATGCCCATGAACACATTTCCCAAAATCAACAAAATTTAGGGCACCACAAGCTTTCAGAACATTTGGGAGAACAAAATTGTCGCCTAAAACGCCATTTTCTAGCATTTCAACGAATCTCCACAAAGCTTCTTCTGACAAATTCATCCTGCAACTTAGTCCAATAATTGCAGCCCAAGAAAACACATTCTGTTTTCTTAGTCTGCAAAACAGATGGTTGGAAACATCAAAAGCATCACACTTTGCGTAGAAAATCACAAGCTTTGTCTCAATGTACTCATTCTTGGCAAAGAAATCACCACTCTTCAGAATCTTTGAATGAATTTGCTGGCCCAATTGAAGGTCTCGCTCGTACACACAGCCTTGGAGGAGTTCACCATAGAACTCAGGTCCAACGTACAGATTTCGGTACTCCATTTCGTTGAGAAGGTCCGCAGCTTCTTGAAGTTGACCTTCTTTGCATAGAGACCCAATGCGTTTGAAGTAAGATTTATGGAGAAGTTTATCGTTTCTGCCATCTTCTTGGTAAGTTATGAAATGAGTGTGGGGGAAGTTGAGAGATGTTTTGGGTTTAAGGGTAAGGGTGTGTGGGTTTATATTGGAGTTAATGGGCAGTGAAGCCATGCAAGTAGCAGCAGCAGCTTAATTGTATCGTCTGAACTCTGA
This region includes:
- the LOC104211471 gene encoding pentatricopeptide repeat-containing protein At5g55740, chloroplastic, with product MASLPINSNINPHTLTLKPKTSLNFPHTHFITYQEDGRNDKLLHKSYFKRIGSLCKEGQLQEAADLLNEMEYRNLYVGPEFYGELLQGCVYERDLQLGQQIHSKILKSGDFFAKNEYIETKLVIFYAKCDAFDVSNHLFCRLRKQNVFSWAAIIGLSCRMNLSEEALWRFVEMLENGVLGDNFVLPNVLKACGALNFVDFGKCVHGHVCKLGFEGCVFVASSLIDMYGKCGVLTDARKVFDCMVERNVVAWNSIIVSYMQNGYNEEAIGVFYDMRTEGIEPTRVTLSSLLSASANLCALEEGKQAHAISILSGLDLDKILGSSLINFYAKVGLVDDAELIFDRLIERDVVTWNLLMSCYFHSGRIDKALSLSCLMRLKGFSFDSVTLSSILSASADLRNLNLGKEGHCFCIRHNFDKDVVVASGIINMYAKCEKILDARRVFDYTKEKDVILWNTLLAAYAEGGLSGESLRLFYQMQLYGLPQNTISWNSVILGFLRNGQINEAIDMFSQMKAVGLDPNIVTYTTLISGLSRNGYSSEALTYFKKLLQAGYRPNSASIVASLSASINIASLNDGRAIHGYILRQKIPLSLPVATSLVDMYAKCGNLKCAKCIFNLIPEKELPLYNAMISGYALHGCAVEALALFKCLCKGGVEPDSITFTSVLSSCCHAGLVKEGLAVLYDMVSLYNMKPSLEHYGCMISLLSRCGDLYEAMQLIQKMPFKPDANVFESLLVACRELRETQLEEHIANFLIKMEPDNSGHYVSLSNAYATTGRWDEVSKLRDLMKKKGLRKRPGCSWIQVGTEFHMFVSGDRWHSHIQEISTILALLDREMQLTRLSFDS